TCAACGCAAATCGGCCTGGGCTGATGTTGCCCGCAAAATTGCCCACGAAATAAAGAACCCTCTGACCCCCATTCAGTTAGCAGCAGAACGTTTAAAAAGACGATATTTAAAGGAAATTACCAGTGACCCCCAAACGTTTCGAAACTGTATTGATACGATTATCCGCCAAGTTGGCCAGATAGGTAGCCTCGTCAATGAATTCAGTGCTTTTGCCCGTATGCCTGAACCTAAGATTATAGCGTCCAATTTTACAGAGCTGGCTCAGCAAACATTCTTTCTTCAAAAGCAAGCTTATCCCCACCTGGATTTTATTTTTGAAAGTTCACCAGATTCGATCATATGGCCTTGCGATACCCAACAGATGAGCCAAGTCATAACCAATTTGCTACAAAATTCAGTTAATTCCTTAACAGAAAAATCCAAGGATGTCCTTGATTGCCGAGGGCAGATCCTCTTAAAGCTTAAGCTGCTTGACGAACCCGTCACAGTCCGACAAGGTGCAAAATCCCAACGGACAGAGGTTCAGATAAGCCGCAGATATAAAAAACGCTTGTATGTGCAGGTTGAAGATAATGGACCTGGATTTCCTAAAGAAGGACGTGATCATTTGATAGAACCTTACTATACTACCCGTGAACAGGGGACGGGGCTGGGCTTGGCTATTGTATCAAAGATCGTAACTGATCATAATGGTCAGCTGCACCTGGGCGACAGTAAGTTGGGTGGGGCCTGTGTTCAATTAGTATTTGATGAACCCGAATAAATAATTAAGAGAGAAAGAAAAATGTCCCAGGATATTTTGATTGTTGATGATGAATCTGACATTCGCGAATTGATAGCCGGAATCCTAAGTGATGAAGGCCATACAACGCGCATGGCAGCCGATGGCCTGAAAGCCTTAGAGCTTATTAAGATGCGCCAGCCAAATTTGGTGGTTTTGGACGTATGGTTGGGCGATAGTGAACGGGATGGCTTGAAAATTTTAGATATTATCAAACGGGACCATCCTTTTGTTCCGGTCATTATGATCAGTGGACATGGAACAATTGAAACGGCCGTATCAGCCATGAGAAAAGGTGCCTATGATTTTCTGGAAAAACCCTTTCAGACGGAACACTTGTTACTGGTTGTTGAACGGGCTTTAGAATCAGCGCGCCTTAAACAGGAAAACCAAGAGCTTAAAATTAAAGCCCGCACCACGTCAGGTATTGTTGGGAACTCATCAGCCATCTACAACATTCGGCAAACTATCGCTAAGAATGCCCCAACCAATGGGCGGTGTTTTATTTCAGGTCCTTTAGGCGCTGATAAGGAATCGATTGCGCGTGAGATTCATACTTTATCGAAAAGGGCCCAGGCGCCATTCGTTGTTGTGAAGTGTGCATCCCTTCATCCGCAGAATTTAGATGTGGAACTATTTGGGGCAGATATCACAGGTTTATCAGCCGACACGCCGCGAAAGATTGGTTTGTTGGAAAAAGCCCATGGGGGAACCCTTTATTTTGACGAGATAACGCAACTGCCTCTGCCTATACAAGCGAAGGTTGTGAAGGCCATTCAGGAAAATGCTTTCTATCGTGTGGGCGGGGAAAAACCCATCGACATTAACATACGTTTTCTTGCCAGCAGCTCAGAAAATGTGATGGCCCTGATTCAAAATGGTCATTTCAGGGAAGATTTGTATTATCGCCTTGGTGTGTCCCACCTGATCATCCCTTCCCTTCAAGAACGGGTGACCGACATTCCACTGCTGGTGGAATCGTTTATGGAACAAGCGGCGGCGGCCAAAGGGGTTTTGCCTAGACGTTTTAGCCAAGAGGCGCTAGTGATGCTACAATCCTATTCCTGGCCTGGTGATTTGCAGCAGTTAAGTCACGTTATTGACTGGGTTCTTTTAATGGCGACTGGCGAGGCCCGTGATCCTATTGAGACTCATCAATTGCCCACCGAGATCGTTCAAGGCAACCGCTTTGTCAACAACTGGCAGCAAAAAACGGCCGATATTGTGGTTTTGCCGTTAAGAGAGGCTCGCGAGGCCTTTGAAAAGGATTATTTGTTGGCGCAATTGCAGCGGTTCGCGGGGAACATTTCGCAAACGGCGCGGTTTGTTGGTATGGAACGATCAGCCCTTCATCGCAAGCTTCGTGCTTTGGGTGTTCATGACCCTAAGGGATCTGAAAAAGACGCTGATGAGCACCAAGAGATATCGGCTTAGGAAAGTGTAGCCATGAAAGTTATTATTTTAGGTGGTGGGCAGGTGGGGTACAGTATTGCCCGGTATCTTGCTTTTGAAGAAAACGACATCACCATTGTCGATCAATCGGCCGATTTGTTGCGAAAGATTAGTGATAAAATTGATATTCAACCCGTCGTTGGTTTTGCCTCGCACCCCGATGTTTTGAAACAAGCCGGGGCAGAAAATGCTGACTTGTTAATTGCCGTGACCGCCTCTGACGAAGTCAATATGGTGGCCTGCGAAGTGGGACAATCCATTTTTCAAATTCAAACCAAAATTGCGCGTGTCCGCCACCAAAGCTATTTGAAGCCCGTTTGGTCTGACATATTCCACCCCAGTCGATTGGCGATTGACGTGATTATCTCACCAGAAGTTGAGGTTGCTAAGTCCCTTTGCCGAAGCGCCCAGGTTGCGGGGGCATTTGAAGTTATTCCGCTGGTGGGTAACCATGCCAAAATTATCGGGGTCAGGTGTCATCATCAATCGCCCCTTATCAACACGCCGTTGCGTTTGTTGCCGGGGTTGATTGCTAGCACTGAAATGCATATTGTTTGCATTGCCCGGGGCGATCAGGCGTTTTTGCCCGATCAAAATGATATCCTTCAGTCGGGGGACGAGGTTCATTTTATCGCAACGACGCAAGACATTGGCCAGGCCATGATCGCTTTTGGATACCAGGAAAGTGAGGGGCGTCAAATGCTGATTGTGGGGGCGGGAAGCATCGGGAAAACGCTGGCCTTACAAATTGCGGAAACACAACCTGATGTGGTTGTAAAGATCATCGAAAAAGACCCGGAAAGGTCTGAAACGGCGGCGCGGCTTTTAAAAAATGCTGATGTTTTGTGTGGAGATGCCCTGGATTATGACATTTTGAATGAAGCCAGCGTTCATAACTGTGAAACGGTGGTGGCGGTAACTGATGACGACAAGGTTAACATTTTGGCCTCTTTATTAGCCAAGCGATGTGGGGCCGGTCGTGCTTTGGCGCTTTTAAACAATGTCCACCATGCCTCGCTTGTGACGTCTCTGGGCGTTGATGGGGTTATCAACCCCCGTTCCATAACAGTTTCCAGTATTCTGCAATATGTCCGCCGTGGACGCATTCGGTCTGTGCATACGTTGGGCGATGGCCATGTGGAGGTTATTGAGGCCGAAGCGCGTGAGACCAGCCATATCATCGGTTTGACTGTTGATGATGTCACCATCAAAGGCTCCATCATGATTGCGGCTATTGTCCGCGATAAAGAGGTTTTATTGGCCCCATCAAAGGTGATTATCAGTGTGGGCGATTCTTTGGTGATTGTCGCAAGAAAAGATGCGGTTAAAAAGGTCGAAAAGCTATTTTCAATCCGCCCTTCTTATCTTTAACGTTTTAGGCGAGGCCATCCTGATTTGGCTTTTGGCTGCCTTGAGAATCATGGCGATTGCACTGAAAATTAGTTTAGTATTCTAAAAATTATTTCCTAATTTTTTATTCGGCTTTTCTGCTGTTCTATCCGTTGTTATTATTCTTTTTTCTCAATAAAGAAAAAGGAAACAGGGATGCAGTTATCAGATACTTTCCTCAAACATTTTGAACCTCTTGCCGATCCTCGTATTGATAACCACAACAAGCTTCACAAATTGCACGATATCTTGGTAATAACAATATTGGCCACAATTTGTGGCGCTGATAACTGGGTTGATATTAGTGAATTTGGCAAAGCCAAATACGATTGGTTATCAACATTTCTCGAGCTGCCTAATGGTGTGCCATCTCATGATACTTTTGGCCGTGTGTTTTCCATACTTGACCCAGAGCAATTTGAATCCTGCTTTTATGCATGGATCAAGTCACTCTCTATCGATGTTAATTCTGAGATTATTGCTATTGATGGAAAAACGCTACGGGGTTCTGGCAACAGAAGAAAAGAGAAAAAAGCCCTACACATTGTAAGTGCCTGGGCAAGCAATCAAAGTCTTCTTTTAGGGCAAGTTAAAACGGATGAAAAATCCAATGAAATTACAGCCATTCCAAAATTACTCAAGATGATTGATGTTACTGGTAGTACAGTCACCATTGACGCCATGGGTTGTCAGCAGTCAATTGCTGAAGAGATCTTAATTCAAGGTGCAGACTACGTATTAGCTCTAAAAGATAATCAACCGAAGCTTCATGAAATGGTCAAGGCAATTTTCCATATAGGAGAATCACGTCAGTACAAGAAGATGCTTAATCGACGGAAAGTAGAGAAGATCCATGATCATGGTCGCATAGAAACACGTCGCTATACATTAGTATCAGCACGCGATCCGGCAGTATTTCAACTTCGTTGGCCTGGGTTAAAGGGTGTTGGCATGCTTGAAACAACACGCACAACTAATAATCAGGTTGAGCGTAGTACCCGCTACTTTCTAACAAGTTTAGCCTATGAAAATATTGATCAGTTTATGGTTGCTGTCAGAAAACACTGGAACATAGAAATTAACCTGCACTGGTCTTTGGATGTAGGTTTTAGGGAAGACCATAACCAGGTGCATGTTGGCCACGCGGCCAAGAATTTGGCTGTCATGAGACGTATTGCTTTGAATCTACTCAAGCAAGAAAAAACGAATAAACGAGGGGTGAGCTGTCGACGGAAGGTAGCAGGCTGGGACAACAAATACTTATTGAAAATTCTAACCGCTGACCACAATTTAAAGCGCGTTTGAGCGGATTGACTGATATAAACGGTAAGTCTTTTAAAGGGGAGGATAGTGTCTAAAAATAAAAAAAACAGGAAGTAGATCTCTCAAAACCTACAAAATCAAATCAATCTACAAAAGTTTGGGAAATAGCAGAAACCGTAATTTTAAAAACTAGGCTGAGGAGATGTCAGTGCAATCGCCATGCCTTGAGAATGATCAGCAGTTTTAAGTTGTTCAGTCTGTTTTTGTTGTGCTAATTGTTGTCTCTTTAACTGCGCTGTGAAGGAAAGGGCCGCATCAATCTCTGCAGAGATTATTTGTTGGTCCCGTCCAACATCGGCCATGAATCGATTGCTGTAAACAGAAATCGGAACCACCTTAACCCCTTCAGGGACTTTTTGCGCATTCATTCCAGACACAAAATTATCAATGCTGGAAGAGCCCCAGTCACCCTTACAGTTGTCAAGCAATACAGCCACATAGTTTGGGTTAGCCGTGGCCCCAGATGATTGTTGTGCCGCATAGTCAGCAGCAACGTATTTCGCAATTCCACTAGGCTTGTTTGGGGCGTAAATATAGTCTGTTACCGATAATCCAAGCCCTTTTACAAAATCGAGTTTTGGACCTTTTGAACCCAAAGGTAATCCCGAACAAATCTTGACAGTGGTGCCCATTTTTCTAAGAGCCTCAAGTGTTAGCTGGAAAGGAGTCGATTCTGGATACCGGTAACTTAATATTCCTGATTGGGAAAATAATCCCTCATGCAAAGAGGTGATGATGGAATATGTTGTTTGTTTGGTGGCATCGTCACCTCCTTTCCCTTGGATAATTGACCATACAACAGGGCCTAACATTCTGGAATTTTCTGCCGAAGATAAATACCTGAATGGGTAAGTTGTGCCATTACTTAGGGGAATCGTATATTCCTGCTGTGCCAACACATCATCGAAATCAAAGTAAACCATCAGCCGGGAACCTTTTAAATTATGCATTGCCACTATTTCCCCAACTCTATTTGGCAAGTGGCTTAAGTAAGTCAGTTCATAGGGAGCTGTCGGCAGGCCTTCCACTGGTTGCGATGATGACGATGATGAAGACGAACTCACAGGCTGAATTTCGCCTTTTAAATCAGCAGAACTGCTTGCCTGGGTTACACCAAAAGCCGCCCAAAATGCTAAAAGACCTAAGAACCCTGGCAATTTATACATTTTAATATGTCCCGTTATTATGATTATTTAAATTCATTAAAAGGTATCATAATTCATTATTCTTAATAAATCGTTAATTTACAGATTCCCGCTTTCGCGGGAATAACGACCAGTGTGTCTGACACCTGGGACCTGTTCCCTTTAACTGTTTTTCAGTATAAATGAATTCGTTGTTACCGTTATTTGCCCATTCCCACTTTTGCCCACGCTTAAAGGCACTGAAGGCGTTTTAAAAACAGATCCCAGATAATCTTTTGTTACCCCCAATTTCCAGTTGTAGGTGCCCGTCGGTAAAGAGGCGGACCCTGTCCAAGTGGGAGGGGTTCCGCCCGCCCAGCTTAATGGTACCCCATAAAATGGCTGTGTCGGGTCTAAGACATCTGATCCTGTCCCCGGCCAACCAACCTGAACCATCAGACCTTCTGAAGGGCCTGTGATATAGCTACCATTTGAATTCTTAGCATTTGTCGTAAAGGTAACGGATGTGCCCGTCGTTTGGTTTAGGGTCAGAGCGTAAGTGTTAAGTTGTAAAAAAACTGTTTTGTGACTAAACTTCAAGTTATACTTCGCCAATTGATTGTTCAAACCAGTTAAACTATCACCCAAATAGTTCGTAAAGCCTGTTGCCACGGTAAAGCCACTAGCTGGGAAAGCCGATGCAACAAGTCCATAAATCTCGATTTTCGTGGGAAGGATTAGTTCACGTGTTTGCTCACCTCCGGCCATATTTAAGCTGCCGCAAGATGATGCACTGGGGTTGATACCCAAACGCCAGATTCCATTCGGGCTAAATTTCACACCCTTCGCATAAATCGTTCCGTATCCCCCCAGGGTGGCATTTAACGTGCTCGTGTTTGTGCCAGCATCTGAGTAGCCCACGTAGATGTTTCCACGGCTAACAGGGCTTGCCCACTGGGCATCGTTATTAGCTGCCGTTCCACCAATAATCAAACTGCCCGCTTTAACAATCGTGTCACCCGACCAACCAGAATTGCATGTGTTCAACGTCAATGTTTGTGGACCATCCTTGATGAAGGTGTTTGAACTGGAACCACTAGCAAAATCGTTATTTGCATTCTGTCCTGAAGGGACATCAGCTGCGGCTGACGGATTCACGATGATCCCTCCCCCCGCCGCACTGGTTGTAAAGGTAAATTTGGTGTTTGAATTTACTATAGACACAGCCCCGCCTGATGTTGTGGCGGTATTACCCTTTCCATTAAACCCATCTCCGTCGTTAAAACGAGTGTCCGTCAAATTCACGTCTCCACCAGCATAAATAGCCCCACCAGTATTCACTGCTGTGTTACCCGTGAAAGTCACACGACCCGTCCCCCCAAGGGTCAGTCCACTGTCAGCGTACCCTATGGCTCCTCCGTTAATGGCACGATTACCCTTAAAGGTTACAGGACCTGTGGCATTAAATGTCACAGATTTATTAGTCCCATTAAAAATTGCCCCGCTTGCTGCCCCCCCAGGCTTAAAATCCATGAACGTCAAGTTAGAGAGATTTAGGGTGTTGCCTGACGTATGAAAAAGAGAATCATTGATGGCTGATCCTTGGCTGATTGTTGTGCCACCTGAAATACCTTTGATGGTAACTTGATCAAAGTTGTCTAAATAAATAACATTCTGCTCCGCATCATCCTTATCATCCTTTGATTTCTTGAATTTCAGAACGGGACTCTTGTTGGAAAGTTGAGTCGCAGCTGCCGCAAGTGCAGCCTTTAAGCTGGGATATTCTGATCCAGGGGGAGTTTGCAACTCCACCAAATTGACCCCATACGCCCCCGACAACGCCGACAGGCTGACGCCTAATAAAAATAAAGCGGTTCTCATGATAATTCTCCATAATAAATAGGTTTGTTTATTTTGATTATGGAGAATATTGTTTAATATAATATTAATGGCGAAAGGGTTTATTTATATGAAATAAATGAATGACCACGGAGAAAGAGCTCCCTGCAATGACGATTGGGAAGGCAGAGGTCAGGAACTTGGCACCTGACACCCCCCTGGTACCTGACTTCTTACTTGCCCCTAGGGAACCTGAATTACCCGGCACGAACTGCCAAGCTTGTTGCACTTTGACAAGGCGGTGTTTCGTTTTTGAAAGGGGCCAATCAAGGCACGGTAAACTTTTTTCCCATCAGCTGTCTCGAAAGCCTCCGTCCGATCGTCATAATCGGCCAGCTCGACCCGATGTTTTTTTCGTAACCGTTTCAGTTCTTCCGCAGCGGCTGCCTTAGTGGGTAAGGTTCCCAATTGAATGTAAAAGCCCGCCTCCGGGGTCGTTTTTGCAGCTGGAGTTGGTGCAACGGGGGCGACGTCGGCCTGGGGCGTGGGCGCAACGGGAGCGGGGGGAAGCGGTTGCGGTTGTTGCATTTGAGCCTGGTGTTGCGGCGCATAAACTGGTTGAGCCGCTTGGATGGGGGGATACGGCTGAGCACTTTGCGCGGGCTGAGCGGGATAAGGTGCAGCTTGGATTGGATTAGGTTGTGCTGGAGCAGTTTGTACAGGAGCCAGTTGTTGAGGTTGCGGGTAAGGGGCTTGCGCGGGCGCAGCAGGTCCACCTTGATATCCCTGCTGTTGCTGAGGATAAGCCGGTTGAGCAGCGTATTGTGGATCGTAATGCCCTTGTTCTGGTGCCTGCCCATCAAGGGGAGGAGCCGCCATCGGTTGTTCTGGTGGTGGCAACAATCGTTCAACTGGGGCCTCAGTGCCCGGGCTGATGCGCCCATAAATCAATTTATCTTGGTAAGGGATCTCTGATCCGCCAGGGTTTTCCGGCTTCACTTTAAAGGGGCCCGGTTCTGCCTCTATTAAAACGGGTCCATCAGGGCTGGGCTGGCTAAGCCAACGGTATCCAAACCAAAGAATAGACACCATCACGGTCAGGCCCATCAACGCGATAATGAATTTGAAGGGGGAGGGCCGCTCGACCCATTCTTCTGAATCGTCCGTTACCTCTTCCTGGTCATCTTGCCAGAACCTAAGGCCTTTCAGCTCGTCTGTGCGCGCTGGCCTTTTATGTCTGTTTTGGCTGTACCCATCCTGTTCGTAGGCATCTTGGCGCGAGGGGCGTAACGGACCGAAACTGGGGGGTTGAGCCTCCAAAGGAGGGGCAACCCTAAAGGATGGTTGTTGCCTTAACGGAGGTTGTTGCTGTGAGTAGGCGTCTTGCCTTAAATTCTCTTGCCTTAAAGGGGGCGCATAACTTCGGCTATCAAACCTGGGGTCGACATACTCTTGGGCATCTTCTTCTGGTCTTGGCCTGTCAGGATTGTGCGTGGGACGGGGCGTGGAATTTAAATACATTTCTTGTTCAAATCGTCGAAAGTCATTTTCAGCTTGATTTTTGCGTCCACCAAAAAAACGGGCCATTATCTCATCTCCTGTACTGGGGTAATTCCTAAAAGCTTTAAACCGCTGGCGATAACGGTTGCTGTTGCTGTAATCAAAGCCAAACGCGCCTGGGTTTGTGCAAAATCTTGCGGGTCAATGAATCGCAGATGGGT
This region of Candidatus Finniella inopinata genomic DNA includes:
- a CDS encoding ISAs1 family transposase, with the translated sequence MQLSDTFLKHFEPLADPRIDNHNKLHKLHDILVITILATICGADNWVDISEFGKAKYDWLSTFLELPNGVPSHDTFGRVFSILDPEQFESCFYAWIKSLSIDVNSEIIAIDGKTLRGSGNRRKEKKALHIVSAWASNQSLLLGQVKTDEKSNEITAIPKLLKMIDVTGSTVTIDAMGCQQSIAEEILIQGADYVLALKDNQPKLHEMVKAIFHIGESRQYKKMLNRRKVEKIHDHGRIETRRYTLVSARDPAVFQLRWPGLKGVGMLETTRTTNNQVERSTRYFLTSLAYENIDQFMVAVRKHWNIEINLHWSLDVGFREDHNQVHVGHAAKNLAVMRRIALNLLKQEKTNKRGVSCRRKVAGWDNKYLLKILTADHNLKRV
- a CDS encoding sigma-54-dependent transcriptional regulator; translated protein: MSQDILIVDDESDIRELIAGILSDEGHTTRMAADGLKALELIKMRQPNLVVLDVWLGDSERDGLKILDIIKRDHPFVPVIMISGHGTIETAVSAMRKGAYDFLEKPFQTEHLLLVVERALESARLKQENQELKIKARTTSGIVGNSSAIYNIRQTIAKNAPTNGRCFISGPLGADKESIAREIHTLSKRAQAPFVVVKCASLHPQNLDVELFGADITGLSADTPRKIGLLEKAHGGTLYFDEITQLPLPIQAKVVKAIQENAFYRVGGEKPIDINIRFLASSSENVMALIQNGHFREDLYYRLGVSHLIIPSLQERVTDIPLLVESFMEQAAAAKGVLPRRFSQEALVMLQSYSWPGDLQQLSHVIDWVLLMATGEARDPIETHQLPTEIVQGNRFVNNWQQKTADIVVLPLREAREAFEKDYLLAQLQRFAGNISQTARFVGMERSALHRKLRALGVHDPKGSEKDADEHQEISA
- a CDS encoding SPOR domain-containing protein encodes the protein MARFFGGRKNQAENDFRRFEQEMYLNSTPRPTHNPDRPRPEEDAQEYVDPRFDSRSYAPPLRQENLRQDAYSQQQPPLRQQPSFRVAPPLEAQPPSFGPLRPSRQDAYEQDGYSQNRHKRPARTDELKGLRFWQDDQEEVTDDSEEWVERPSPFKFIIALMGLTVMVSILWFGYRWLSQPSPDGPVLIEAEPGPFKVKPENPGGSEIPYQDKLIYGRISPGTEAPVERLLPPPEQPMAAPPLDGQAPEQGHYDPQYAAQPAYPQQQQGYQGGPAAPAQAPYPQPQQLAPVQTAPAQPNPIQAAPYPAQPAQSAQPYPPIQAAQPVYAPQHQAQMQQPQPLPPAPVAPTPQADVAPVAPTPAAKTTPEAGFYIQLGTLPTKAAAAEELKRLRKKHRVELADYDDRTEAFETADGKKVYRALIGPFQKRNTALSKCNKLGSSCRVIQVP
- the trkA gene encoding Trk system potassium transporter TrkA, whose amino-acid sequence is MKVIILGGGQVGYSIARYLAFEENDITIVDQSADLLRKISDKIDIQPVVGFASHPDVLKQAGAENADLLIAVTASDEVNMVACEVGQSIFQIQTKIARVRHQSYLKPVWSDIFHPSRLAIDVIISPEVEVAKSLCRSAQVAGAFEVIPLVGNHAKIIGVRCHHQSPLINTPLRLLPGLIASTEMHIVCIARGDQAFLPDQNDILQSGDEVHFIATTQDIGQAMIAFGYQESEGRQMLIVGAGSIGKTLALQIAETQPDVVVKIIEKDPERSETAARLLKNADVLCGDALDYDILNEASVHNCETVVAVTDDDKVNILASLLAKRCGAGRALALLNNVHHASLVTSLGVDGVINPRSITVSSILQYVRRGRIRSVHTLGDGHVEVIEAEARETSHIIGLTVDDVTIKGSIMIAAIVRDKEVLLAPSKVIISVGDSLVIVARKDAVKKVEKLFSIRPSYL